In Oncorhynchus tshawytscha isolate Ot180627B unplaced genomic scaffold, Otsh_v2.0 Un_contig_10247_pilon_pilon, whole genome shotgun sequence, a single window of DNA contains:
- the LOC121844078 gene encoding ladderlectin-like produces the protein MEKLAVLLLLSAAIALGDANLTQLLGLEPLLKTEVEQTPPVGAQVAAVQQGTKEMSCPSDWHPYGSRCFRFVSIPQSWSDSEQNCLALGGNLASVNNLLEYQFMQALTKNTNGHLPDTWIGGFDAVKEGLWMWSDGSRFDYTNWNIGEPNNAGEGEDCLQMNAASEKLWFDVPCEWKFTSLCSRRM, from the coding sequence ATGGAGAAGTTGGCCGTCCTTCTGCTTCTGAGTGCTGCCATTGCACTGGGCGACGCAAACCTGACCCAGCTGCTTGGTTTAGAACCCTTACTGAAGACTGAGGTGGAACAGACTCCTCCTGTCGGGGCTCAGGTAGCAGCAGTACAGCAGGGGACAAAGGAAATGTCATGTCCCTCAGACTGGCACCCATATGGATCACGCTGTTTCAGGTTTGTCAGCATTCCGCAGTCATGGTCAGATTCTGAGCAAAACTGTTTGGCACTTGGTGGAAACCTAGCATCCGTGAATAACCTTTTAGAGTACCAGTTCATGCAAGCACTAACAAAGAATACCAATGGCCACTTACCTGATACCTGGATTGGAGGTTTTGATGCAGTCAAGGAGGGCTTATGGATGTGGTCAGATGGGTCCAGATTTGACTACACTAACTGGAACATTGGTGAGCCCAATAACGCTGGAGAAGGAGAGGACTGTCTGCAGATGAACGCTGCAAGTGAGAAGCTCTGGTTCGACGTGCCCTGTGAGTGGAAGTTTACATCTCTCTGTTCCAGAAGAATGTAG